The genomic window ACTGGCATTAGCATGATATTGAAGCAAGCAGAGCAAATCGGATTTCAGTCTAGAAAATGTTGTAAATTTGGCTTTTAATTTTAGCTATTAGCCTGAGTGCAAAAATGCTCTGCCTGCATCAATCTCAAACACGTTAGCAGCTACCGCTAATACTATACATAGATGTACAACAAAATTGATAAAGATCAAATGTTGCGGGATGAATGGCGCCAACTTGGGTTCTATTATGAATCTGACGAAGAATCCAAAGAATGGAAAATCTTCTGTGACAAAAAGAGTGCTACTAATCTTGCAGTCATTCTAAACGATTACTGTAGCCATGAAAACAATTCAGGGCTATCGGAAACATACTCACCTTGGTCCTTATAGCTATTTAAAGATAATGACCTGGGACAAGCCATTATTTAAGATAGATGTTATCGCCGGAACAATTAAGGATCTGTATTTTCTAAGTAAATTGATTCTGGATAAACTAAATAATACTAAACCAAGGGAAACATTCTTGATTGATGAAGAGTATTCTAATGCAAATGAAGCTCGTATTATAGTAACCTTGATGCCCGATAAATTCGATCTGGTTACAATGGATAAACAATTAAACACGAACAGCGGCAGCCGCTAACATACAAGGATTAATCGAAGCTCTGCTGCGATTTAATCCTGTGTTGAATGAAGCTCAGGTAGCCCGGCACTGAGGTCAATACTATGGGGAATAAATAATTTTTTGATGGGATGCTGAGGGTGCTTAGAGGATATTCAAAAGATCAAACAGTGATTTATCAGGCATCAATGGGATTGGAATAGAATAAAAAGCTTACATTTTTATATAGCTACTTGGCTTTTTGAAATAAGTGGTCATGTAGTTTTCAAGGATTATTTTATTTGTGCAATAGGATCTTAGCTCGTTCACAGATACAAGTCGTTTATAGTGCATTGATTTGTAAAATTTGAAGATTTGCTATCGGTGGTGGAATTGAACTAAAGCTCAGTATTCGGACCAACTTGCCTGTCTTGCAACAGGGACACGAGTCAGGGTCGAAATGGTAATTCTCAACTCTTGAAGGACCCTAATTTTCTCAAAATTGCCTTGTTTTAAGCCTGTGGGAGCTCTTATTTTTTTGTAACCTACTCGGCGGTCTATAATAATGTTGCCTTTATCACGTCTAAAATTCGGTTATATGAAATTTTACCATGTGATTTATGTACTTGGAAACAGAAATATGGTATTTTCACAGTCTGTCTGAGATGGTAATTCATAGAGAAAAGAAATAGACCCTAGTCAGTCAAGGGTCTTCATTAAAGCTGCCAAAGGCAAAAAAGATCGATATGTAGTCTTTCCTCAAAAGATGCAACACGTGTCCATCGAATATATCAGGTCCTACAATCCAAGCTACCGGCTTATTGAAGGCCAGGAAGGTGGACAATACAGCCCCGGATATATACAGAATATGTTTCTTACTCAAATCGAGAAAGCCGCAGTAGATAGTTATGCTTCAGTATAAACACTTAGACACATCTACGCTACTCACTTACCCGAACCGGGAGTAGATCTGAGAAGAAAACAGGAAGCCTTGGGCCATAACTCTATCAAAACTACAGAAATATACACCCACATACAGGATACGTACAGATACCGCTTTCGCAGCCCGATAAACGATGGAACTTTAGAAAAAAATCTGCCAATTGCTTTTAAATACAGGGAAAATTATATAATTTTGTCAAAAGACCTTAAAACGTCTTATAAAATGCAATGAGAACCCATCACACATAGAACATATATACGTTATTAAAATATATACGACATAATGGTGTATATAAAGATGTTATAGGCCACTCAATATGAAATATCTATATATTCTTTTAATTATCAAACTCTTCAAAACCATTGCTGCGGGTCAATATTCTATTAGCAATATAGATATGTCAAATAGTCCAATTACCGCCAATGAAATTTTTACAGTAAAATTTTTTAATAATGCCATGTGGATTGGTACTTGGCTCAACGGTCTGTGTCATATTACCGATAATAAATGGACAATATTAAGATCCGATTCAATTAAAACTACAGGAAATAATATAATAGACATCCATAAAGACAAGAAAGGCAATATTTGGCTCGTTGACTATGCTTTCTTTTCCGGTGCAAGCGTAGTGAGATATAATGGAATTAGTTGGGAAGTTTTAACTCCATTTAATGAGCCCAACACTCAGGTTACAGGAATTTCAGAAGATAAGAACGGAAACCTGTGGTTCCAAACGTACGGCGCAGGGATATATTTTTATAACCTCAACAAACAAATTTGGACTCATTTAACCCTAAACAATAGTGGATTGTTCAATTATTCAATTCGTTGTATTGCTATAGATAATGATAATAAAAAATGGATCGGTCACTATGATGGTGGATTTGATATTTTTAATGACACTACTTGGACTAATCATTTCGGTGATATCGAGCTCAGTGTTGAAACGATTGCTTTTGGTGATTCAAATCTAGTCTGGGTTGGAACAAGTTATAATGGAATCATTTTACTTGACAGTGCAACTACTTATTTGGGGTACTCATAATTCTCCTTTGCCAAGTAATTCCATAAAAGTAATCAAAATTGATTCTAAAGGTAGAGTCTGGATTGGTACTGAAAAAGGACTCATCATTAAAGATGGTAATAATTGGATTACTTTTAAAGATAGTCTTTTACTTAACACGGAAATAAGGGATATTACATTTGAAAATGATTCTTCTATTTGGCTTAGCAGTTGGGGTAAAGGACTAATTCATCTAGTTCCGAATCAAACGACAAAAATTAATCAAGTACTTGCTAATGAATTATTACTGTTTCCGAATCCCTTCATTGATGGTATAAATATTTCTACTTTGGGTAAAAATACAGTTAATCAAATAGACATCTTAACAATTGATGGAAATTTAATTATAAGCAAAACTCTAGGTGAAAATCACTTCATTGATTTGATTGAATTGCCTAGCGGGACATATTTCGCAAAAATTTATTTTGACAATGTATATTGTATTAAAAAATTAATTAAAAATAGCGGCCTATAACATGGTATACACACAAGCGCTAGTGCGCCTGCGTTTATACCAGGACCTTGGCAGCGAGTGTGACACACAGTGCATAGTGATAAGCAACTAATTATGATTTGATTTCATCTATTAAGAAAAAATATGACTATGAAAAAAGCAATTTTACTCGGATTAATTATTATGACCTTATTATCTTGTGAAAAGGAAAAAAATACAGATAATTCAGATTTCATTGAAACAATTGAATTGTTTACCGATGATTGCAAAACAATTATTGAGCAAAATACATTATGTTTTGATACAGTGAGGTCTGATTCGAGGTGTCCAGTAGGAGCAAATTGTAAATGGGAAGGAAATGCAATAGTAAGCCTTGATTTAAAAACAAGTGATAATAAAAATTATATAATTGAGTTAAACACAAATCCAGACTTTTCAATTGATAGGATAGTTGGAGATTTATATATTCAGCTGACAGATTTGACTCCTTACCCAGAGGTAAGTATGGTGATTAATTCAAAAGATTATAAAGCTAAGTTGACAATTGCAAATATTAACAAGATTAAGAGTAATGCTCAAATAATTTCATTCAACCCTAACAAAGAAGTATGTAGTTGGGGTTGGACTATAAGGATAGGAAACGATACGATTAAATCTGATGATGAGATAATTGGAAAAACCATTGGATATAACCTAAATTATCCCGTTGATATTTATATGGAAAAAGGTGATTTAGAGCAGACTTGTTCTGATATGGGAGGATATGATTATTATAATTTAAAAACTATGATAAAGATTGAATAACACCAGCTGCCAACATTTTGTATCAGTAATGGCAGGCGATGGGGTAAATAGCAAGGTCTATAGC from Saprospiraceae bacterium includes these protein-coding regions:
- a CDS encoding T9SS type A sorting domain-containing protein, encoding MQLLIWGTHNSPLPSNSIKVIKIDSKGRVWIGTEKGLIIKDGNNWITFKDSLLLNTEIRDITFENDSSIWLSSWGKGLIHLVPNQTTKINQVLANELLLFPNPFIDGINISTLGKNTVNQIDILTIDGNLIISKTLGENHFIDLIELPSGTYFAKIYFDNVYCIKKLIKNSGL
- a CDS encoding tyrosine-type recombinase/integrase, which gives rise to MYATHLPEPGVDLRRKQEALGHNSIKTTEIYTHIQDTYRYRFRSPINDGTLEKNLPIAFKYRENYIILSKDLKTSYKMQ